From Triticum aestivum cultivar Chinese Spring chromosome 4A, IWGSC CS RefSeq v2.1, whole genome shotgun sequence, a single genomic window includes:
- the LOC123084970 gene encoding uncharacterized protein → MAATYPMPDPPVLNNYAITQRLDSSATETAGRDKSIGYLDIFVHQARDIHNVCIYQKQDVYAKLSLTSDPQVSCSTKVINGGGQNPVFDEGLRLDVRSTEASLRCEVWMLSRVKNYLEDQLLGFTLVPLSDILLADGNLAQEFSMSSSDLLHSPAGFVHLSLSYVGSSPDVIEISSLNKSASAVTDSGYGSLDPCEIERMEFPDLNMVNENEMMVSKYFEMDCESAVKAENCKLPQHDADEPGPEVSKINPKEYPDESPVSCVSTTGSSPELSGTLQSVSEPSETAVAAASSTGSQREKSQGVTTDGEADSSEAPSKDEVAQPAVISVNLQPRESVVQQDIVDMYMKSMQQFTDSLAKMKLPLDVENGSPSADNIDSSATEKPLPSPSSKGPRVFYGSRAFF, encoded by the coding sequence ATGGCAGCAACATACCCTATGCCTGATCCACCGGTGCTGAACAACTATGCTATTACTCAAAGACTCGACAGCTCTGCTACCGAGACAGCCGGCAGGGACAAGTCCATAGGCTACCTGGACATCTTCGTCCACCAGGCGCGCGACATCCACAATGTTTGCATCTACCAGAAGCAGGACGTGTATGCAAAGCTGAGCCTCACAAGCGACCCACAGGTGTCGTGCTCGACCAAGGTGATCAATGGGGGCGGCCAGAACCCGGTGTTCGACGAGGGTCTACGGCTAGACGTGCGCAGCACGGAGGCGTCGCTGAGGTGCGAGGTGTGGATGCTGAGCAGGGTGAAGAACTACCTGGAGGACCAGCTTCTCGGCTTCACCCTCGTTCCTCTGTCAGACATCCTTCTGGCCGATGGAAATCTGGCCCAGGAGTTCTCCATGTCGTCCTCCGACCTGCTCCACTCACCGGCCGGGTTTGTGCACCTGTCCTTGTCTTATGTCGGCAGCTCCCCGGATGTCATCGAGATCTCATCGCTCAATAAGTCGGCGTCGGCGGTCACCGACAGTGGATATGGCAGCTTGGATCCTTGTGAGATTGAAAGGATGGAGTTCCCAGACTTGAACATGGTGAACGAGAATGAAATGATGGTCTCCAAGTATTTCGAGATGGACTGTGAGAGTGCAGTGAAGGCTGAGAACTGCAAGTTACCACAGCATGATGCAGATGAGCCTGGTCCTGAGGTCTCCAAAATCAATCCCAAGGAGTATCCTGACGAAAGCCCTGTGAGCTGTGTCTCGACCACGGGCTCCTCCCCGGAGCTCTCTGGCACGCTGCAATCGGTCTCTGAGCCGTCCGAGACCGCCGTCGCGGCGGCATCCTCCACCGGAAGCCAGAGGGAGAAGAGCCAGGGTGTCACTACGGATGGCGAGGCCGATTCTTCTGAGGCGCCATCCAAGGATGAGGTTGCCCAGCCTGCAGTGATCAGCGTGAACCTCCAGCCCAGGGAATCGGTTGTCCAGCAGGACATAGTTGACATGTACATGAAGAGCATGCAGCAGTTCACTGACTCCCTTGCGAAGATGAAGCTCCCGCTGGATGTCGAGAACGGTAGTCCCTCGGCTGATAACATCGACTCGAGTGCAACAGAGAAGCCGTTGCCATCGCCGTCGTCGAAGGGTCCTAGGGTCTTCTATGGAAGCAGAGCCTTCTTCTAA